From one Cyanobacteria bacterium QS_8_64_29 genomic stretch:
- a CDS encoding 2-hydroxy-6-oxohepta-2,4-dienoate hydrolase, producing MAFPAFFPSAVRQLQDPAAIALARSAQRAAVPTPLHPQPLPTAFARWGEGSGSEPPLLLLHGFDSSLLEFYRLMPELAPLGERWALDLVGFGFTARWPQLPYGPAALKAHLHAFWQARIGQPVVAVGVSMGGAAALDWALSYPHAVRAVVALDSVGYSGNFAIGPWLLPPLDGLAVAFWRQRKLQAQFWAERTGVLDPAALEVLRCFSLPLAMPGWHEALRRFTRSGGYTHLAPHIPQLSQPALIVWGEQDRTLGDAERFHRAIARAQLARIPGAGHAPHLDRPQAVARAIQAFARSLAAASSTSP from the coding sequence ATGGCGTTTCCGGCGTTTTTCCCCAGTGCCGTCCGGCAGTTGCAGGATCCGGCGGCGATTGCCCTAGCCCGCAGCGCGCAGCGGGCAGCCGTTCCAACGCCGCTCCATCCCCAGCCCCTGCCGACAGCATTTGCCCGTTGGGGCGAGGGCAGCGGCAGCGAGCCGCCGCTGCTGCTGCTGCACGGCTTCGATAGCTCGCTGCTGGAGTTCTACCGCCTCATGCCCGAGCTGGCTCCGCTCGGCGAGCGGTGGGCGCTGGATCTGGTGGGGTTTGGCTTTACCGCGCGCTGGCCCCAGCTCCCCTACGGCCCGGCCGCGCTCAAGGCCCACCTCCACGCCTTTTGGCAAGCCCGCATCGGGCAGCCGGTGGTGGCGGTTGGGGTCTCAATGGGCGGGGCAGCGGCCCTCGACTGGGCCCTGAGCTATCCCCACGCGGTGCGTGCGGTTGTGGCGCTCGACAGCGTGGGGTACTCGGGCAACTTTGCCATTGGGCCGTGGCTGCTTCCGCCGCTGGATGGGCTGGCAGTTGCCTTCTGGCGCCAGCGCAAGCTGCAGGCCCAGTTCTGGGCCGAGCGCACGGGCGTTTTGGATCCGGCGGCGCTGGAGGTGCTGCGCTGCTTTAGCTTGCCGCTGGCCATGCCGGGGTGGCACGAGGCCCTGCGTCGCTTTACCCGCAGCGGCGGCTATACCCACCTGGCCCCGCATATCCCGCAGCTGTCGCAGCCTGCCCTGATCGTCTGGGGGGAGCAGGATCGGACCCTGGGCGATGCCGAGCGGTTCCACCGGGCGATCGCCCGCGCCCAGCTGGCGCGCATTCCGGGCGCCGGCCACGCGCCGCATCTGGATCGCCCCCAAGCCGTCGCCCGCGCCATCCAGGCGTTTGCGCGATCGCTGGCAGCGGCTAGTTCAACCAGCCCTTGA